A window from Sus scrofa isolate TJ Tabasco breed Duroc chromosome 2, Sscrofa11.1, whole genome shotgun sequence encodes these proteins:
- the LOC100620238 gene encoding zinc finger protein 2 homolog isoform X3 yields the protein MEREGLWHSSLGETWEPDSWLEGQQENQDRYLGQEQVTHKETLNEKGTYGGNEFERCSNQGSFIDTQETMEESSNDWDSDEVDTKENPELIEARKMFTIKKIYLCNECGKTFTRNSSLLKHQRIHTGEKHYKCNACGEYFLELSSLTVHQRIHTGEKPYKCNDCGKTFTQSMNLTVHQRIHTGERPFQCKECGKAFHKNSALSQHERIHTGEKPYKCNDCGRAFTQSMNLIVHQRTHTGEKPYECNECGKAFSQSMHLVVHQRTHTGEKPYECSECGKAFSKSSALTLHKRHHTGEKPYNCNKCGKSFSQSTYLIVHQRLHSGIKPYECNECGKTFSKNSSLTQHRRIHTGEKPYECVICGKHFTARSSLNVHLVIHTGEKPYQCGVCGKAFSQSGYLIEHQRIHTGEKPYECDQCGRAFIKNSSLTVHQRIHTGEKPYLCNECGRAFSRSTNLTRHQKTHM from the coding sequence ATGGAAAGGGAAGGTCTCTGGCATTCTTCTTTAGGGGAAACCTGGGAACCTGATAGTTGGTTAGAGGGGCAACAGGAAAACCAAGATAGATATCTGGGCCAAGAGCAAGTTACCCATAAGGAAACTCTCAATGAAAAAGGGACTTATGGAGGTAATGAATTTGAAAGATGTTCCAATCAGGGTTCATTCATTGATACACAAGAAACTATGGAGGAAAGTTCTAACGATTGGGATTCAGATGAAGTAGACACTAAAGAAAACCCTGAATTAATTGAAGCTCGAAAAATGTttacaataaagaaaatctatttaTGTAATGAGTGTGGGAAAACCTTCACCCGGAATTCATCCCTTCTTAAGCACCAGAGGATTCATACAGGAGAGAAACACTATAAGTGTAATGCGTGTGGGGAGTACTTCCTTGAACTCTCCTCCCTTACTGTACATCaaagaattcatactggagagaaaccctacaaATGTAACGATTGTGGGAAAACCTTCACTCAGAGCATGAACCTTACTGTTCATCaaagaattcatactggagagagacCATTTCAGTGTAAAGAGTGTGGAAAGGCTTTCCACAAAAATTCAGCCCTTAGTCAACATGAAAggattcatactggagagaaaccctacaaATGTAATGATTGTGGTAGGGCTTTTACCCAAAGTATGAATCTCATAGTGCATCAAAGAACTCATACAGGAGAAAAACCTTATGAATGTAATGAATGCGGAAAAGCATTCAGTCAAAGTATGCACCTTGTTGTACATCAGAGAACTCATACTGGAGAAAAGCCCTATGAGTgtagtgaatgtgggaaagcatTTAGTAAGAGCTCAGCTCTTACCCTGCATAAGCGACATCATACAGGAGAAAAGCCCTACAACTGTAACAAATGTGGGAAATCCTTTAGCCAAAGTACATACCTTATAGTGCATCAGAGACTTCATTCTGGAATAAAACCTTATGAATGTAATGAGTGTGGGAAAACTTTCAGTAAGAATTCATCTCTTACTCAGCATcggagaattcatactggagagaaaccttatgaatgtgTGATATGTGGAAAACACTTCACTGCGCGGTCATCTCTTAATGTCCATCTGGttattcatactggagagaagccttaTCAATGTGGTGTATGTGGAAAGGCCTTCAGCCAGAGCGGATACCTTATTGAGCATCAAAgaattcatactggtgagaaGCCCTATGAATGCGATCAGTGTGGAAGAGCCTTCATTAAGAATTCATCCCTTACAgtgcatcagagaattcatacaggagagaaaccgTATCTGTGTAATGAATGTGGAAGAGCCTTCAGTCGGAGTACAAATCTTACACGACATCAGAAAACTCATATGTGA